One window of Alkaliphilus metalliredigens QYMF genomic DNA carries:
- a CDS encoding polyribonucleotide nucleotidyltransferase, with product MVKTFEMKLGGRPFVVEIGKVAELAQGSCMIKYGDTTVLVTACASKEPKEGLDFFPLSCDYEEKLYAVGKIPGGFIKRESRPSEKATLTARLIDRPIRPLFPKGYHNDVQVIATVLSMDQDCPPDISAMIGSSIALSVSNIPFMGPTASVSVGMIDGEYIVNPTSKQKEDSTLELIVSGTKNAIMMIEAGANELTEAQILDAIMFAHEEIKKIVAFIENIVSEVGKPKSEVIAKQMDSNLLTEVVIFLDTKLANAIKTFDKTERNENIQAVSAEALDYFEEKYEGRSKEVHDILSMLIKVETRKMITSEGIRPDNRKLDEIRPISTQVGILPRAHGTGLFNRGETQVLTITTLGDLRDAQRIDGIGEEDEKRYMHHYNFPPYSVGETRFMRGPSRREIGHGALVERALLPMIPSKEDFPYAIRLVSEVLTCNGSSSQASVCGSTLSLMDAGVPIKRMVAGIAMGLIKEDDQVVILSDIQGMEDALGDMDLKVAGTEEGITAMQMDIKIAGIDRGIMETALEQARIGRLHILNKMKESITSPRIELSSYAPKVTQIKVHPDKVREVIGAGGKVINKIIDETGCKITIENDGTIYVAAPDQESSRRAVEMIELIVKDPVVGEVYTGKVIKIMDFGAFVEILPGKEGLVHISNLAHERVTKVTDVLAEGDLIEVKLMEINPQGKIGLSRKALLPKPETKSETQSE from the coding sequence ATGGTAAAAACGTTTGAAATGAAACTTGGAGGCAGGCCTTTTGTAGTTGAAATTGGTAAAGTAGCCGAACTTGCCCAGGGATCCTGTATGATTAAATATGGAGATACGACTGTTTTAGTTACCGCCTGTGCATCTAAGGAGCCTAAGGAAGGACTGGATTTTTTCCCATTAAGTTGTGATTACGAAGAAAAGCTCTATGCCGTTGGGAAAATCCCCGGTGGCTTTATCAAAAGAGAAAGCAGACCCAGTGAAAAGGCAACATTAACTGCTAGATTGATTGATAGACCCATTAGACCTCTATTTCCAAAGGGATATCATAATGATGTCCAAGTCATTGCCACTGTTTTGTCTATGGATCAGGATTGCCCCCCTGATATTTCAGCGATGATCGGCTCCTCCATCGCCCTATCGGTCTCTAACATTCCATTTATGGGGCCAACGGCTTCGGTTTCAGTTGGTATGATTGACGGTGAATATATTGTGAATCCCACTAGTAAACAGAAAGAGGATAGCACCCTAGAGCTTATCGTTTCCGGAACTAAAAATGCAATCATGATGATTGAAGCAGGGGCCAATGAATTAACAGAGGCTCAAATTTTAGACGCCATCATGTTTGCCCATGAGGAAATCAAAAAAATCGTTGCTTTTATCGAAAACATTGTATCCGAAGTAGGAAAACCTAAATCAGAAGTCATTGCCAAGCAAATGGATTCCAATCTCTTGACCGAGGTTGTCATCTTCCTAGATACAAAATTGGCAAATGCCATTAAAACCTTTGACAAAACAGAGCGAAATGAAAATATCCAAGCTGTTTCCGCTGAAGCCCTGGACTACTTTGAGGAAAAGTATGAAGGGCGTTCAAAGGAAGTTCATGACATTTTATCAATGCTGATTAAAGTAGAAACCCGTAAAATGATTACCTCCGAAGGTATTCGTCCGGACAATCGTAAACTAGATGAAATTAGACCTATATCAACTCAAGTCGGTATTTTACCTAGAGCCCATGGTACAGGTTTGTTTAATCGGGGTGAAACACAGGTGTTAACCATTACGACCCTGGGGGACTTACGAGACGCCCAGCGGATAGATGGTATTGGTGAAGAAGATGAAAAAAGATATATGCATCATTACAATTTTCCACCCTACAGTGTTGGCGAGACCCGGTTTATGAGGGGTCCAAGCAGAAGAGAAATTGGTCACGGTGCCCTAGTTGAAAGAGCCCTTCTACCAATGATTCCAAGCAAAGAAGATTTTCCATATGCCATTCGACTGGTATCTGAAGTTCTAACTTGTAATGGTTCTTCTTCTCAGGCAAGTGTTTGCGGTAGCACCCTTTCCTTAATGGATGCCGGTGTTCCAATTAAAAGGATGGTAGCTGGAATTGCCATGGGACTCATTAAAGAAGACGACCAAGTTGTCATTCTATCTGACATCCAAGGGATGGAAGACGCCCTAGGTGACATGGATTTAAAAGTAGCAGGTACTGAAGAGGGTATTACTGCCATGCAAATGGACATTAAAATAGCAGGAATAGACAGAGGCATTATGGAAACAGCCCTGGAGCAGGCTAGAATCGGAAGACTCCATATCTTAAACAAGATGAAGGAATCCATCACCAGCCCTAGAATCGAATTATCTTCCTATGCCCCTAAGGTTACCCAGATAAAGGTTCATCCAGACAAAGTGAGAGAAGTCATCGGAGCCGGTGGTAAGGTCATTAATAAAATTATAGATGAGACCGGTTGTAAAATCACCATTGAAAATGATGGCACAATCTATGTTGCTGCGCCAGATCAAGAGTCTTCTCGAAGGGCAGTGGAAATGATTGAACTCATTGTAAAGGACCCTGTTGTGGGTGAGGTTTACACAGGAAAAGTAATTAAAATCATGGATTTTGGTGCTTTCGTAGAAATTCTACCAGGCAAGGAAGGATTAGTTCACATTTCTAATTTGGCCCATGAAAGAGTGACTAAAGTAACAGATGTCCTTGCTGAGGGTGATCTAATTGAAGTTAAATTAATGGAAATTAACCCCCAAGGGAAAATAGGTCTATCCAGAAAAGCCCTACTACCAAAGCCAGAAACGAAAAGTGAAACACAAAGCGAATAA
- a CDS encoding carbohydrate ABC transporter permease yields the protein MKNKVLRIIKYLILVIGALVTLIPFFWMLSTSFKTLGEVYQMPPGLLPNNFNFDNYRVVIEKTPMSTYLFNSVLVTTIVTVGTLVTSILAAFAFSRVKFKGRDIIFTILLSTMMVPSELLITPNFVILSKLNLINTLTALYLPWISSMFAIFLLRQYFLGIPEELYYAAKVDGCSDFKYLIKVMVPLTKPALITIALLKIVYSWNEFLWPMIMVSTPDKRTLPVGLAYFMTEAGPNYHLLLAYASIIIVPVIFIYLLLQKYIIQGITRSGIKG from the coding sequence ATGAAGAATAAAGTACTAAGGATAATTAAATATTTAATATTAGTTATAGGTGCTCTAGTAACACTCATTCCTTTTTTTTGGATGCTAAGTACTTCTTTTAAAACCCTGGGAGAAGTATACCAGATGCCACCTGGACTTTTACCGAACAATTTTAATTTTGACAATTATAGAGTGGTTATAGAAAAAACACCGATGAGTACATACTTGTTCAATAGTGTATTAGTGACAACTATAGTAACGGTGGGAACTCTTGTCACATCAATACTAGCAGCCTTTGCTTTCTCTAGGGTTAAATTTAAAGGTAGGGACATTATTTTCACAATACTTTTGAGTACGATGATGGTTCCTAGTGAGCTTTTAATTACACCAAATTTTGTTATACTATCTAAATTAAACTTGATTAATACACTAACGGCTCTTTATTTGCCATGGATTAGTAGTATGTTCGCTATTTTTCTACTTAGACAGTATTTTCTAGGAATACCGGAAGAGCTTTATTATGCAGCTAAGGTTGATGGCTGTAGCGACTTTAAATATCTTATTAAAGTGATGGTTCCACTAACAAAGCCTGCACTGATAACAATAGCGCTCTTAAAAATAGTATATAGCTGGAATGAATTTTTATGGCCTATGATTATGGTCAGTACCCCTGATAAAAGAACTTTACCAGTTGGACTTGCTTACTTTATGACAGAAGCCGGTCCCAACTATCACCTGTTATTAGCCTATGCATCTATCATAATTGTACCAGTAATTTTTATTTACCTATTGTTGCAAAAGTATATTATTCAGGGTATCACACGTTCTGGAATCAAGGGTTGA
- a CDS encoding ABC transporter substrate-binding protein translates to MKKIVSMVLCALMMVVLIGCSNNDTNEVASGGNQDENGEEIQEVVELEFWHALSDENGDVLQNLIDQFNNENEFIHVNAYFQGHYRDLFEKLNGAAQANTLPTITMIYNNRLTAYVMNDFAEDLGPYIYDSEKGMDSAVWEDIPLGLRNDGMWDGKHYSLPFNKGSYLMFYNVDALEAEGLKVPTTWDQLENAARVLSKDGKTGLVLNQSAGIDFSFWVEQAGGHIYDEELEVPSIDSEGVKVAYEFITGMVEEGIAQLAGEDNYITGPMSRGESFIGFASSSNLPRMEEASRETGVNWAVAELPSGKREAALFSGTDITMFNTSTQEQKDAAWEFIKFWYQTDITTKWGMESGYIPLTYAGAEHPEFKSYLEKDPSKIPAIGQLSAAYQDPNGLNGYAIHSNMQTALEEILAGVKTIDEALETAQENATREMEEAKRNFAQ, encoded by the coding sequence ATGAAAAAAATCGTTTCTATGGTATTATGTGCATTGATGATGGTAGTACTGATTGGTTGTAGCAATAATGATACGAATGAAGTTGCAAGTGGTGGAAATCAAGATGAAAACGGAGAGGAAATTCAAGAGGTTGTTGAATTAGAATTCTGGCATGCTCTATCTGATGAAAATGGCGATGTACTACAAAACCTTATAGATCAGTTCAATAATGAAAATGAGTTTATTCATGTTAATGCTTATTTTCAAGGGCATTATAGAGATTTGTTTGAAAAATTAAATGGTGCTGCTCAAGCAAATACGTTGCCAACGATAACAATGATTTATAACAATCGTTTAACTGCTTATGTAATGAATGATTTTGCAGAAGATCTAGGTCCATATATTTACGATAGTGAAAAAGGCATGGATTCTGCAGTATGGGAAGATATTCCTCTTGGTCTAAGAAATGACGGTATGTGGGATGGAAAGCATTATTCACTTCCTTTTAATAAAGGTTCCTATCTGATGTTTTATAACGTAGATGCATTGGAAGCTGAAGGGTTAAAAGTTCCAACAACTTGGGATCAGTTAGAAAATGCTGCTAGAGTTCTTAGTAAAGATGGAAAAACTGGATTAGTATTAAACCAAAGTGCAGGAATTGATTTTAGTTTCTGGGTAGAGCAAGCTGGTGGGCATATATATGATGAAGAATTAGAAGTTCCTTCAATTGACTCTGAAGGAGTTAAAGTTGCCTATGAATTTATTACAGGTATGGTCGAGGAAGGAATTGCTCAGCTTGCAGGAGAAGACAATTACATTACTGGTCCAATGTCTAGAGGAGAATCATTTATAGGTTTTGCTTCCTCTTCGAACTTACCTAGAATGGAAGAAGCAAGTAGAGAAACCGGTGTAAACTGGGCAGTTGCAGAACTACCAAGTGGGAAACGAGAAGCAGCTCTTTTCTCGGGTACAGATATAACGATGTTTAATACATCTACCCAAGAACAAAAGGATGCAGCATGGGAGTTTATTAAATTTTGGTACCAAACAGATATAACTACAAAATGGGGGATGGAGTCAGGTTATATTCCTTTGACATATGCAGGTGCTGAACACCCTGAATTCAAATCTTATTTAGAAAAAGATCCAAGTAAAATTCCAGCAATAGGTCAGTTGAGTGCAGCATACCAAGATCCAAATGGTCTTAATGGATATGCAATTCATAGCAATATGCAAACAGCTTTAGAAGAAATTTTAGCTGGAGTAAAAACCATAGATGAAGCATTAGAAACAGCTCAAGAAAATGCCACACGAGAGATGGAAGAAGCAAAGCGAAACTTTGCACAATAA